In the Arthrobacter sp. 31Y genome, one interval contains:
- a CDS encoding DedA family protein gives MDQIMSLPFGVALAALFAIVMIRVNATYWIGRGAVTGFSHTRFGNSLQGPKAARAQALIQRWGPYAVVLSFLTIGLQTAINLAAGAARMPLRRYLPAAIAGSVIWALLYATIGLAALEAWLAVAAASPVGAAVGVAALAAIVVWVVVFRRRRSRAKSADTVV, from the coding sequence GTGGATCAGATCATGAGTTTGCCCTTCGGTGTCGCTCTTGCGGCGCTCTTCGCCATTGTCATGATCCGCGTTAACGCCACCTACTGGATTGGGCGGGGAGCCGTAACCGGTTTTTCACACACCCGCTTCGGCAATTCCCTCCAGGGACCCAAAGCAGCCCGTGCCCAAGCCCTGATTCAGCGATGGGGCCCGTACGCCGTCGTACTTTCTTTTCTAACTATTGGCCTCCAAACGGCCATCAACCTCGCAGCCGGCGCTGCCCGCATGCCGCTCCGACGCTATCTTCCCGCCGCCATAGCAGGTTCTGTCATCTGGGCACTGCTCTACGCGACTATCGGTCTTGCTGCTTTGGAAGCCTGGTTGGCGGTAGCGGCGGCGTCACCCGTTGGAGCTGCGGTGGGTGTCGCTGCCTTGGCGGCAATCGTTGTCTGGGTTGTCGTGTTCCGTCGGCGTCGGTCGAGGGCCAAATCAGCGGATACAGTGGTCTGA
- a CDS encoding FAD-dependent oxidoreductase: MKSLWLDRESQFTSDALPDEKHFDTIVVGAGLTGMVTALLLSRSGQRVVVFEARTLGAVSTGNTTGKLSLLQGGVLSALRSQYSLKVVKAYVEANKSGQAWLTQYLEQQGVPFQRRTAVTFATTDDGGQRLRKEAAVSRDAGLDVHFSRDVGLPFPVVEALELEGQAQIHPMEVLDTLARDIREHGGMIVEGVQVQNVGSEHPMEVSTSKGTFTADTVVLATGSPILDRGLYFTKLEPNRSYAAALRPPAGSDIPPNMYLSIDSPTRSQRTHPTAEGDLLLVGGYGHAGGRAASPKLHLDELLGWAEQHYPGAEVTHTWSAQDYQATNLMPFFGKLPRGHGRILFGTGYNKWGMSNGVAVALSITSDILGGQSDWATTIHHRVTSPRGALQAIRLNAGTAKRMIEDRAKVRSNPEITDETHPAEGTGVVGLYKGEPAAVSTVEGKVCMVSASCAHLGGLLSWNDAEKSWDCPLHGSRFTPEGNYLEGPATHHLKKSVGKKKD; the protein is encoded by the coding sequence ATGAAATCGCTGTGGTTGGATCGCGAATCCCAGTTCACCTCTGATGCGCTTCCCGACGAAAAGCACTTTGACACCATTGTGGTTGGAGCGGGCCTGACAGGGATGGTGACGGCGCTGCTGTTGTCGCGGTCCGGCCAACGTGTGGTGGTTTTCGAAGCCCGCACGTTAGGGGCTGTGAGCACCGGTAACACCACAGGCAAGCTCAGCCTCCTCCAGGGAGGTGTGCTCTCCGCGCTGCGCAGCCAGTACTCCTTGAAGGTGGTCAAGGCGTACGTTGAGGCGAACAAGAGCGGGCAAGCGTGGCTCACACAGTATCTGGAGCAGCAAGGCGTGCCGTTCCAGCGCAGGACCGCGGTCACCTTCGCAACCACCGACGATGGCGGGCAGCGGCTCCGCAAGGAAGCTGCGGTTTCGCGGGACGCCGGTCTTGACGTCCATTTCAGCCGTGACGTGGGGTTGCCGTTCCCCGTAGTGGAGGCTTTGGAACTGGAGGGTCAGGCTCAGATCCATCCAATGGAAGTGCTGGACACTCTCGCCAGGGACATCAGGGAGCACGGCGGGATGATTGTTGAGGGTGTTCAAGTGCAGAATGTGGGCTCGGAACACCCCATGGAAGTGTCCACGAGCAAAGGAACTTTCACTGCGGATACCGTGGTGCTGGCCACCGGATCACCTATTTTGGACCGCGGGTTGTACTTCACCAAGCTCGAACCGAACCGCTCCTACGCAGCAGCACTTCGCCCGCCAGCCGGTTCGGACATCCCGCCAAACATGTACCTCTCCATCGATTCCCCCACACGCTCCCAGCGCACCCACCCCACTGCTGAAGGAGACTTGCTCTTGGTGGGTGGCTACGGGCACGCTGGTGGCCGGGCGGCGTCACCGAAACTCCATCTGGACGAACTGCTGGGGTGGGCCGAACAGCACTATCCCGGAGCTGAGGTCACCCACACCTGGTCTGCCCAGGACTACCAAGCCACTAATTTGATGCCTTTCTTCGGCAAGTTGCCCAGGGGCCATGGCAGGATCCTTTTCGGCACGGGCTATAACAAGTGGGGGATGAGCAACGGCGTCGCGGTCGCGCTGTCCATTACGTCGGACATCCTGGGCGGCCAGTCAGACTGGGCAACCACCATCCATCACAGGGTTACCTCACCACGGGGCGCCCTCCAGGCCATTCGGCTCAACGCGGGCACTGCCAAGCGGATGATTGAGGACAGGGCAAAAGTCAGGAGCAACCCTGAAATCACGGACGAAACCCATCCCGCGGAGGGGACCGGCGTCGTCGGGCTCTATAAGGGTGAACCGGCGGCGGTGTCCACAGTTGAAGGCAAAGTCTGTATGGTTTCCGCCAGTTGCGCCCATCTGGGCGGACTGCTGAGCTGGAACGATGCCGAGAAATCCTGGGACTGCCCGTTGCACGGTTCGCGGTTCACTCCGGAGGGTAACTATCTTGAAGGTCCGGCGACGCATCACTTGAAGAAATCGGTGGGTAAAAAGAAGGACTAA
- a CDS encoding DNA alkylation repair protein: protein MSDAGEFVDYTLQMESTWERAEELSERLGEALKVYGASVGAVRGTIRDALKRYKNLSHDDITALSSELWEEPVFERRLAAVVLLQTKVGLLINTDLTRIEGFIRNAGTRELVDPLATDVLGPLLARLDGLARERADRVLDRWATDPDAELRRAAALAVASHTLDKNQRGA from the coding sequence GTGAGTGATGCCGGTGAATTCGTGGACTACACGCTGCAGATGGAGTCCACGTGGGAGAGAGCTGAAGAGCTCAGTGAACGTCTGGGCGAAGCCTTGAAGGTGTATGGCGCGTCCGTCGGCGCCGTACGCGGAACAATAAGGGACGCGCTGAAGCGGTACAAGAACCTCAGCCACGACGACATCACCGCCCTGAGTTCTGAACTGTGGGAAGAGCCGGTCTTCGAACGCCGCCTCGCCGCAGTGGTTCTGCTGCAGACCAAGGTAGGTCTGCTCATTAACACGGATCTAACGCGCATCGAGGGGTTCATCCGCAACGCCGGCACCAGGGAACTGGTGGACCCACTGGCCACGGATGTGTTGGGTCCACTGCTGGCCCGGCTTGACGGTTTGGCGAGGGAGAGGGCCGATCGAGTGTTGGACCGTTGGGCAACCGACCCGGACGCGGAATTGCGCCGCGCGGCCGCCCTCGCAGTGGCATCACACACCCTTGATAAGAACCAGCGAGGCGCCTAG